One Bdellovibrionales bacterium DNA segment encodes these proteins:
- a CDS encoding anaerobic ribonucleoside-triphosphate reductase activating protein, giving the protein MPSLYDITPFSLLDYPNEMSCIVWVAGCNMRCAYCHNPNIVLGKGEKEDDEIISFLEKRIGKLSAVVFSGGEATLYAGLPDLMRRVKTMGFKIKLDTNGSRPEVLRGLLDEGLADYVAMDFKCPPEKAEKLVGTAKLWEPFTQSLGLLIEAAASAITFEIRTTVHPDLLDEKDLAWMIAFLDTAGYRGTYYIQNVASTGDKTIGNVAKPERALDLTVIPSPRGFALAYRNF; this is encoded by the coding sequence ATGCCTTCTCTTTACGACATAACCCCGTTCTCCCTCCTCGATTATCCGAATGAGATGTCCTGCATCGTTTGGGTGGCGGGGTGCAATATGCGTTGCGCGTATTGCCATAACCCCAACATCGTTTTGGGGAAAGGCGAGAAAGAGGACGACGAGATCATCTCTTTTCTTGAAAAGCGCATTGGTAAACTCAGCGCCGTTGTGTTTTCGGGCGGTGAGGCGACGCTGTATGCGGGGCTGCCCGATCTGATGCGCCGCGTAAAGACGATGGGCTTTAAAATCAAGTTGGATACCAACGGCTCGCGCCCCGAAGTGCTGCGTGGGCTGCTGGACGAGGGGCTTGCGGATTACGTCGCCATGGACTTCAAATGCCCACCAGAAAAAGCAGAAAAGTTGGTCGGCACAGCCAAATTATGGGAGCCGTTTACGCAAAGTCTGGGACTGTTGATAGAGGCGGCGGCTTCTGCCATCACTTTTGAAATCCGCACGACGGTTCATCCCGACTTGCTGGATGAAAAAGACTTGGCGTGGATGATCGCGTTTTTGGATACGGCAGGCTATCGCGGGACGTACTATATCCAAAACGTCGCCTCGACGGGCGATAAAACCATCGGCAATGTCGCTAAGCCAGAACGCGCCTTAGACCTTACGGTCATCCCATCCCCGAGGGGATTTGCGCTGGCGTACCGGAATTTCTAA